In one Magallana gigas chromosome 9, xbMagGiga1.1, whole genome shotgun sequence genomic region, the following are encoded:
- the LOC105325677 gene encoding proprotein convertase subtilisin/kexin type 5, with product MDTFMFWTSFLILIKSVTTICLPSEVYIQDSHQQKCLPTCPESLYMFRQTCMKDCPNYANINETALGKFCIVEHDFECQRTSCPADLPLCYRMNCLEKCPEYTVRFENSCILECPMSHSFLMSHNCDGPCFTENGTCVTGCPDDHPFIFQTPRSTHCLEYCPNYTYEDQEHKKCQLKCPTEKQFLLNKTCFDSCPESHPLIQTLTSYYNTITLCSESCPQDTLMDEGYCVNACPDGRYEYNNTCVRECPESHPLKYPNVREKSTTGRAKYKCVDSCNIKTNSYISNNLEYKTYCVSSCPPESNFALNGSCVESCPLFQQYNIIHYEHKRCIERCPDYTVLSNGTNCRDLCLPDEKFRYNRTCHQECPMDAKFYYVKPTYVYPTIDNYVCIAKCPTNHLINGHECIKECPSDRKYVFNNTCNETCPIEHNYKQLEGGHYKCIDKCPSTAFVNNEFYCVSSCPADALYQVNKTCVATCPSEVRYRYSNFTVISVNWHSKKNIYHHYCLADCPTKTLYNQDACVEECPKEANYLFNRSCDIGCPATVRYRILTGNHFTCLDECPSNAYKYNASLCVLTCPVDKNYEHNATCYQECPEREDFIYRDGSYFRCMNECIPFLTYNKTCLEHCPDEAKFRDKGECIAYCNDKERIYTFRNFTVGTGGTKIYDYYCLHTCPANTFISNLTCVSQCPSETLQLDNKCVKFCPKERPLNYTTNKGKYFCVHSCPYRTFRFQSVCFDQCPSWLKSHQGTCTHECPKSHPYTDIRSQKCLSACENNFVITDNNICDKKCPTGKHYIEKNSCVFSCKNPRSLLQTTEQGLVCHDQCPHHLLLMENKGACVKKCPEDKLIVGSVCRALYKCPNHAYLEHTDFGRRCTNKCSSGFYLDGTHCVKECPPEKVIYDAVCANECPTTHPLKYKEFGSSNPRLICYRQCPSDYVANGSVCIEQSACYSEHHFSYEHTCFETCPSFTAISNSNYCVSLTDYVIYFIVLLFLTAILTVIFYFLTCFTGIKPKTKRKSSGIKTHFQLISKRTPTQNNKNGKYVIRYSKEDNEEAEIIEINHQNIEHDGDEIVELNDGIETATTFRRRKGKS from the exons ATGGATACTTTCATGTTTTGGACTTCATTTTTAATCCTGATAAAG AGTGTGACTACTATATGTCTGCCATCGGAAGTTTACATCCAAGATAGccatcaacaaaaatgtttgCCAACTTGTCCAGAGAGTTTATATATGTTCAGACAAACATGCATGAAAGACTGCCCAAATTATGCCAATATTAACGAAACAGCGCTGGGAAAATTTTGCATAGTGGAGCACGACTTTGAATGTCAGCGAACGTCTTGTCCAGCAGATCTCCCTTTATGTTACAGAATGAATTGTCTGGAAAAGTGTCCGGAATACACTGTCCGATTCGAAAACAGTTGTATATTGGAGTGTCCAATGTCACATTCCTTCTTGATGTCACATAATTGTGATGGTCCGTGTTTTACTGAAAATGGAACCTGTGTGACGGGATGTCCTGATGATCATCCATTTATTTTCCAAACTCCCCGATCAACGCATTGCCTTGAATATTGTCCAAATTACACATATGAGGATCAAGAACATAAAAAATGTCAACTGAAATGTCCAACAGagaaacaatttcttttaaacaaaacttgttttgacaGTTGTCCGGAATCCCATCCACTCATACAAACTTTGACATCatattataatacaattacCCTTTGTTCCGAATCCTGTCCACAAGATACCCTGATGGATGAAGGATATTGCGTTAACGCTTGTCCCGATGGAAGGTATGAATACAACAACACATGTGTGCGGGAGTGCCCAGAGTCACACCCTTTAAAGTATCCAAATGTCCGAGAAAAATCAACGACTGGGAGGGCAAAATATAAATGCGTTGattcatgtaatattaaaaccaATTCCTACATTTCAAACAATCTGGAATACAAAACTTACTGCGTTAGTTCATGTCCACCGGAATCAAACTTTGCCTTAAATGGGTCGTGTGTTGAATCATGTCCCCTATTTCAGCAATATAACATCATACATTATGAACATAAACGCTGCATTGAAAGATGTCCTGATTACACAGTTTTATCAAACGGAACAAACTGTCGAGATTTATGCCTCCCAGATGAAAAATTTAGGTACAACAGGACATGTCACCAGGAATGTCCAATGGACGCAAAGTTTTATTATGTTAAACCTACTTACGTGTACCCTACCATCGACAACTATGTCTGCATTGCCAAATGTCCGACAAATCACCTCATAAATGGCCATGAATGCATCAAAGAATGTCCATCCGATAGAAAATATGTCTTTAATAATACTTGCAATGAAACATGCCCAATCGAGCACAATTACAAACAACTCGAGGGAGGTCACTATAAATGCATTGACAAATGTCCGTCTACAGCATTTGTGAACAATGAATTCTACTGCGTGTCCTCTTGTCCAGCTGACGCTCTTTACCAAGTAAACAAGACATGTGTTGCTACCTGCCCGAGTGAAGTAAGATACAGATATAGTAATTTCACAGTTATTAGTGTTAATTGGCATTCTAAAAAGAACATCTACCATCATTACTGTTTGGCAGATTGTCCAACGAAAACATTATATAATCAAGATGCGTGTGTGGAGGAATGCCCTAAAGAAGCTAACTACTTATTTAACAGATCTTGTGATATTGGTTGTCCAGCAACGGTTCGGTATAGAATATTAACAGGAAATCATTTCACTTGTCTCGATGAATGTCCCTCAAATGCCTATAAATACAATGCTTCTTTATGTGTCTTGACGTGTCCCGTTGACAAAAACTACGAACACAATGCGACGTGTTATCAGGAATGTCCTGAACGTGAAGATTTCATCTACAGAGATGGTTCCTATTTTCGATGCATGAATGAATGCATTCCCTTCTTAACATACAACAAGACATGTTTGGAACACTGTCCAGATGAAGCAAAATTTCGAGACAAGGGAGAATGTATAGCCTATTGTAACGACAAAGAACGAATATATACGTTTAGAAATTTCACAGTGGGCACAGGCGGGACAAAGATATACGACTATTATTGTCTTCATACTTGTCCAGCAAATACGTTTATATCCAATTTAACGTGTGTTTCACAATGTCCAAGCGAAACTTTACAATTAGACAACAAGTGTGTAAAGTTTTGTCCAAAAGAGAGACCCCTGAATTACACAACAAACAAAGGTAAATACTTTTGTGTCCATTCTTGTCCTTACAGAACGTTTAGATTTCAGAGTGTCTGTTTTGATCAATGTCCGAGTTGGTTAAAATCCCATCAAGGTACTTGCACACACGAATGTCCAAAGTCTCATCCATACACTGATATTAGATCCCAAAAATGCTTAAGCGCAtgtgaaaataattttgttatcacGGACAATAACATATGCGATAAAAAGTGTCCAACTGGGAAacattatattgaaaaaaattcatgcGTGTTTTCTTGCAAAAATCCACGCTCGTTACTGCAGACAACGGAGCAAGGTTTAGTATGTCATGACCAATGTCCACACCACCTTCTTTTGATGGAAAACAAGGGAGCATGTGTGAAAAAGTGTCCAGAGGATAAACTGATCGTGGGGAGTGTGTGTCGGGCTTTGTACAAATGTCCGAATCATGCGTATCTTGAACATACGGACTTTGGTAGAAGGTGTACCAATAAATGTTCATCAGGATTTTATTTAGACGGAACACATTGCGTTAAAGAATGTCCACCTGAAAAAGTAATCTATGATGCTGTCTGTGCAAACGAATGTCCGACGACACATCCGTTAAAATACAAGGAGTTCGGATCATCCAACCCACGTTTAATATGTTACAGGCAATGCCCAAGCGATTACGTTGCCAACGGCTCAGTTTGCATTGAACAAAGTGCCTGTTATTCAGAACACCATTTCTCTTATGAACACACTTGTTTTGAAACATGTCCGTCATTCACAGCAATATCGAATAGTAATTATTGCGTTTCATTGACAGATTACGTAATTTACTTTATAGTGCTCTTATTCTTGACGGCGATATTGAcagtgatattttatttcttgacTTGCTTCACTGGAATAAAACCAAAGACAAAGCGCAAGTCATCTGgaattaaaacacattttcag TTAATCTCCAAAAGAACCCCAACACAGAAtaataaaaatggaaaatatgTAATTAGATATTCAAAAGAAGATAATGAAGAAGCAGagattattgaaataaatcatcAGAATATAGAGCATGATGGCGACGAAATTGTTGAACTCAACGATGGAATAGAGACTGCTACTACTTTTCGAAGACGCAAGGGGAAGTCATGA